The following coding sequences lie in one Acropora palmata chromosome 3, jaAcrPala1.3, whole genome shotgun sequence genomic window:
- the LOC141877524 gene encoding uncharacterized protein LOC141877524 gives MKRKEYLGRIPSAFYWKMNFVSCVFLLTVTKYPVSVWSQNANTTNSSVSTATSTQTMKKLSSEPVVTTTTTTLSEKPTTILYELNTNYTPIIAVVGAGFGALILFVCCTCVVHSWWLRKKKYTDVNSRSLSDAQRKQRKREEREAKKKEKEENTAEPSRFDMAYRKPPTVNERALANYDWARTSHLPGMLEPNFHDTNFTETIPKLICDDDDDDSEEGDLGKGNQGFDHENKGASEPRSHSLSSFTSLFPKEEIESEPQEPIIVEPEMFESMEELPRPAPDGDAETDTALHHPQKEVKETIE, from the exons ATGAAGAGGAAGGAATACTTAGGGCGCATTCCATCAGCATTTTACTggaaaatgaattttgttAGCTGTGTTTTTCTTCTGACTGTCACAAAATACCCAG tttcagtgtGGTCACAGAATGCAAACACTACAAACAGCTCAGTTAGCACAGCCACAAGTActcaaacaatgaaaaaattgtcTTCGGAACCTGTAGTTACAACAACTACTACGACATTGTCGGAGAAACCCACTACAATACTGTATGAATTAAACACCAACTACACGCCGATTATAGCAGTGGTGGGAGCGGGATTTGGagctttaattttatttgtatgCTGCACGTGTGTAGTTCATTCCTGGTGGctcaggaagaaaaaatacaCAGACGTGAACAGCAGGTCACTATCTGACGCACAGAGAAAGCAGAGAAAAAGAGAGGAGAGagaggccaagaaaaaagaaaaag AAGAAAATACGGCAGAGCCTTCCAGatttgacatggcctacagAAAGCCCCCAACGGTGAACGAGCGCGCACTAGCAAACTATGACTGGGCGAGGACATCTCATCTTCCAGGAATGCTCGAGCCCAATTTTCACGACACAAACTTCACTGAAACAATCCCAAAGCTCATTtgcgatgacgatgacgacgacAGCGAGGAAGGAGATCTAGGAAAAGGGAACCAAGGCTTTGATCACGAAAACAAGGGTGCGTCCGAGCCAAGGTCGCATTCTTTGTCTTCCTTTACAAGCTTGTTTCCAAAAGAGGAGATCGAATCGGAACCACAGGAGCCTATCATAGTCGAACCTGAAATGTTTGAGAGCATGGAAGAACTTCCCCGTCCTGCCCCAGACGGTGATGCAGAAACCGACACAGCACTACATCATCCACAGAAGGAAGTTAAAGAAACGATTGAGTGA
- the LOC141877526 gene encoding adenosine receptor A2a-like has product MATVGSAIVCDRLRLYGNRSLCDRLRSAIVCDRLRSYGNQPLALLSVERFTAIKFPLRYRALVTHRRTLIASGTVWLWGIAVSTIPPLLISGDEETHVQIMEALTPCLHNSSRDNPAILRSNNVRAYLSFLLLALLVLPIATVIASYSYIIKVAYNQQKQIMNDESSSQAGQVTMKREMKAARTVAIVVGLCLASYTPLVVMLSIRVAPINPKTATPEKMFFTYLVASLNAVWNPVVYGWRNGNFRSSFKRLLKFGE; this is encoded by the coding sequence atggctacagtcggctctgcgatcgtttgcgatcgtctgcgattatatggaaacaggtctctttgcgatcgtctgcgatccgcgatcgtctgcgatcgtttgcgatcatatggaaaccagcctttagcGTTGTTAAGTGTTGAACGCTTCACTGCCATTAAGTTCCCGTTGCGTTATCGCGCGTTGGTGACTCATCGTCGGACACTGATTGCTTCGGGGACAGTTTGGTTGTGGGGCATTGCAGTTTCTACAATTCCCCCGTTGCTTATCAGCGGAGATGAGGAAACGCATGTGCAGATCATGGAAGCCTTAACACCCTGCCTGCATAATTCAAGCCGAGATAATCCCGCCATTCTGCGATCAAATAATGTTAGAGCCTACCTCAGTTTCCTTCTACTTGCGTTGTTGGTTTTGCCAATAGCGACGGTGATAGCCTCATACAGTTACATCATCAAAGTTGCCTACAATCAGCAAAAGCAAATCATGAACGACGAAAGCAGCTCACAAGCAGGCCAAGTGACCATGAAGCGCGAGATGAAAGCAGCACGTACTGTGGCCATAGTGGTGGGCTTGTGTCTCGCAAGTTATACTCCGTTGGTGGTAATGCTGTCCATCCGTGTCGCCCCCATCAACCCAAAGACAGCGACGCCAGAAAAGATGTTCTTTACCTACCTTGTAGCAAGCTTGAATGCCGTATGGAATCCTGTAGTTTACGGTTGGAGAAATGGGAATTTTAGAAGTAGTTTTAAGAGACTTCTTAAGTTCGGTGAATAG